AGAAAATCCCAACACCATGTTCGTAGGATACAAGAACGTCTGGCGCTGTAACAATGTTAAGGCACCAACAGGTCAGATTTCCTGGGATAAAATCTCCGACAACCTTGCAGGAAGCAATTCCTCTAACATGGCTGTCCTGGAACAATCTCCCGCCGACCTTAATATCCTTTATGCTGCCCGTTACGACAGCCGGCTTTTCCGAAGCGATAATGTCAATGATCCTATGCCATCCTGGAATGATATAACTTCGTACATGCCGGAAAACATGACCCCAACCGATGTGGAAGCTCACCCATTTCTGCCCGGTGTGGTTTACATGACCCAGAACAACCGCGTTTACAAATCATCCGACCGGGGCTATAACTGGGAAGACATCTCCGGCACACTACCGAACGTACACCTTAGCAGCATTGCTTTCTATAAAAACAGCCAGGATGGCTTATATATCGGCTCCGATGCCGGCGTTTTTTATCGCGACAGCTCCATGGACGACTGGATATGGTTCAACAACGGCCTGCCCGTTGATGCCTCGGTGAATGAAATTGAGATTTATTACCATCCCGACAGTGTTTCCGGTGATGTGATACGCGCAGGAACATACGGCCGCGGCCTCTGGAGCTCCGACATGTACTATGCCGAACCCGAAGCCGCTTTTATCGCCAGCGATACCCTGATCCCTCCGGGTTGTGCGATCGATTTTACCGACCTCTCCTCCGGTGTGCCCCATTTCTGGGAATGGACGTTCGAAGGTGGGTTCCCGGGTACTTCAACTGATAAAGATCCGGCCGGAGTTATTTACAATACTCCGGGAACATACAGTGTCAGTCTGACTGCATGGAACAGCGCAGGAACAAGCTCTGTTACCTACACGCACTATATCACCGTCAGCGAAACCCTGATGCCCGTTACTGCTTTCACCGTTAATGATTCTGTGCCCTGCTTCGGTAATACCTTGTATTTCACCGATAAAACCCTCCATTGCCCCTCATCCTGGAGATGGATGTTCATCCCCGACGATGTAACCTTCCTGGAAGGTACCAACGAATACTCTCAGAACCCTGTTGTTGAACTAAACCAGGCGGGAGCTTATTCGGTAACCCTCATCGCAGAAAATGCCAATGGATCGGATACAAAGTCAAAACCGGATTATATCCTGCATGGTGGATATAGCATCCCATTCGCTGAAGATTTTGAAAGTGGGCTGGATGCAAAATCATGGACTGTCATCAATCCCGACCGGGGCATCACATGGGGCATACACGAAGTGGCCGGAACAACTCCCGGTAACCATGCCACCTGGATGAACCTCTTCGATTACTATTCACTCTATCCGAGAGATTATCTCGTATCACCGCCTATGAACTTCACTGGCTTTAATAACCTTAGCCTGACATTTGAACATGCCTATGCCCAGCGCTATTCACAAGTTGACTCCCTCATCGTAGCTGTATCGGGCGATTGCGGTGAAACATGGACCCGGATCTATGTCGGATATCCCGATGGCCAGGGATCCTTCGAAACCAGCGAACCGACCACGGAGTTCTTCCTTCCGCAATCGGAAGACGATTGGTGCGGACAAGGATACGGAGCATTATGCAATGTGCTGGACCTTAGCCAGTGGGCAGGGCACCAGAACATTAAAATAAGGTTCGAAACGGTTGGTAAATACGGCAACAACCTCTACATCGACAATGTGGAGATCAGTAATTCCGTTTCTGTAGGTGAAAACCTGATCACCGGCGATCTTTTTACTGTTTTCCCTAACCCTTCCGACGGTTCATTCACCATCAGAATGAACCACCCGGAATCCAGCCTTCAGGTTGAACTGCTGAATATGGAATCCCAAAGGGTATTCACTAAAACGATTTCAGGATTGAATGGAAATTATTCTGAGACCATCGACCTGAGCAATCTGTCTTCCGGGATTTACATCCTGAAAGCCTCAGGAAATCAAACCATGCAGGTGGAGAAGATCATCATCAGATAATCCCTTACCTGTGCCGTTATGCAATTATTCTACACTCCCGGGGTAAGCGGGGATGAATACATTTTTGAACCGGAGGAAGCCCGACATCTCCTCTGGGTGCTACGCAAGAAAATTGGAGACCAGGTACACCATACCGATGGCTTCGGAAATCTTTTCCATTCTGTCATCATTGACGACCGCGACAAAAACTGTATGGTCAGAATAAACAAGGTAGAAAGGGAATATGGAAAAAGGAATTTCCATCTTTGTATTGCCATTGCTCCAACCAAAAACACGGCACGTTTGGAGTGGTTCGTGGAAAAAGCAACAGAGATAGGCATCGACCGGATCATCCCCTTTTTCGGGGAACACTCCGAACGCCGGAACCTGAACAACGACAGGCTTGAAAAAGTCATTATCTCTGCCATGAAACAATCGGTTAAGGCTTATAAGCCCATCCTGGAAAAGGCTGTTGATTTTGAAAATCTTGTAAAGCAAGGGTATTCAGGACAAAAGTTTTTCGGATGGATGGGAGATGGCAATTCCATGAGCCTGGGAAAAGGATACAAACCCGGCAGTGATGTATGTATTCTGATAGGTCCGGAAGGTGACTTTAGTCATAATGAAGTTCAAATCGCTCAGGAACACGGCTTTGTTCCAATAAATCTCGGGAATAGCCGTTTACGAACTGAAACGGCAGCAATTGTTGCCTGTTCCTGGATAAACCTGTTAAATCAAACTGAATGAGATCATTATTGATATATGTTTTTGGGGTTATGCTTTTAATGCCCGCTGCCAACGCGCAAAAAGGGCTTCAAATCGCACTCCTGAAATACGCCGGCGGTGGCGACTGGTACGCCAATCCGACCTCCTTGCCAAATCTGATTAAATTTTGCAATGAAAACCTGGGTACTAACCTGCAATATGATTATGCCACCGTGGAAGCTGGTAGCCGTGAAATCTTCAACTATCCATTTATTCATCTGACCGGGCACGGCAATGTTATTTTTACACCACAGGAAGCTAAAAATCTACGCGAATACATGCTTGCAGGAGGATTTCTGCATATTGACGATAATTATGGTCTCGATCAGTATATTCGTCCCCAGATGCAAAAAGTCTTCCCTGAATACGAATTCGTCGAACTCCCTTTTGATCATCCTATCTATCATCAGAAATACGATTTTCCTAAAGGCCTGCCGAAGGTGCACGAACACGACAATAAAGCACCCCAGGGCTTCGGTATAATCCACGAGGGAAGGTTGGTCTGTTTCTATTCCTTTGAAAGCGATCTGGGTGATGGTTGGGAAGATGCCGCTGTGCACGGCGATTCGGAAGAAACAAGAATGAAAGCCCTGCAAATGGGAGCCAATATCATCCAGTATGTGTTTACCCAATAATCAGCTTACTGCCCCCTGAGCGCACGAATCTGTTCCTCGATCACTCTTATCTTGTCCTCGGCGTCGCTTTTCTTTTTCATTTCCATGGCAACCACCTGCTCAGGTGCGCCCTTGACAAACTTCTCATTACCAAGTTTTTTCATTACCGAATCCAGAAACCCCTGAGCATAATCCAATTCTCCCTGTAAACGGCTTATCTCGCCCTCAATATCAAGAGAATGGGCTACAGGAATATAGAATTCTGTCGATTTAACCAGGAAACTCAGGGCACCTTCTACTTTCTCCCCAACATATTCAATTGGCTCAAGATTGCAAAGCCGTTCGACAACCGGATGGAAAACCTCACTAAAATGATTATCGCCATTGGCTTTTATCTTTAATTCCAGTCTGTCCCTGTTAGGGATATTCTTTTCCTTGCGTATACTTCTGACAGAAACAATAATGTCACGAGCAAAATCAAATTTCTCCAGAATTCTCTCGTCCGCAACGTGTGATTTAGGTGCCAGGCATATCATAATGGAATCACCTTCCCCCCGTTCGCTGATTGTATGCCAGATCTCCTCTGTTATGAAAGGCATGAAGGGGTGTAACACTTGCATTAACTGCTCAAAGAAATCAACAGTAGAATCATAAGTTGTCTGATCAATGGGAGCCTGGTAATCGGGTTTGATCATTTCAAGGTACCATGAACAAAAATCATCCCATATCAGCTTATAAACCAGCATCAACGCATCAGATATCCTGTATTTGGCATACTGATCTTCCAGGATTTCCAGGGTGCTATTCAGCTTAGCCTGGAACCAACCTGAAGAAACCTTTGCATAATCCGGTTGGTCGATGGATTTATCAACCTTCCAGCTCTTAACAAGCCTCAGTGCGTTCCAGATTTTATTACTGAAGTTCCTGCCTTGTTCACAAAGCACCTCATCGAAAGGAAGGTCATTCCCTGCGGGAGAGGTCAGAAGCATTCCCACTCTAACGCCATCGGCACCGTATTTTTTTATGAGTTCAATAGGATCGGGTGAATTACCAAGGGACTTCGACATCTTCCGTCCCAGCTTGTCACGAACGATCCCCGTCAGATAAACATTACGGAAAGGGATATCCTTTCTGTATTCCAGTCCCGCCATGATCATCCTGGCTACCCAGAAGAAAAGTATCTCCGGAGCAGTAACCAGGTCATTTGTGGGATAATAATACTTAATATCAGGATTATCAGGATGCCTGATCCCGTCAAAAACTGAGATGGGCCATAACCACGAAGAGAACCAGGTATCAAGGACGTCTTCGTCCTGCCGCAGATCTTCATCCCTTAGTTCAGGTTGCTTATATTTTTCGCGGGCAAGTTGCAATGCCTCTGCTCTGGTTTTTGCGACTACAAAATCTCCATCAGGAAGATAATACGCCGGGATTCTCTGCCCCCACCATAACTGCCGTGAGATACACCAGTCGCGGACATTCTCCATCCAGTGCCGGTATGTATTCTTAAACTTGGCAGGATGAAATTTAACGGTCTCATCAATAACAACTTTTAAAGCCGGGGCGGCAAGTTCCTCCATCCTCAGAAACCATTGAATCGATAACTTGGGTTCTATCACTTCATCTGTCCTTTCAGAATAACCCACCTTGTTGATATAATCCTCAACTTTAACCAGATATCCTTTCTGCATCAGTTCTTCAGCTACCAGATCCCTGGCTTTAAAGCGATCCTCCCCGATAAACAACTCTGCCTGCTCACTGAGTGTGCCGTTATCATTGAATATATCAATAGTCTTTAGCTTATGCTTAATACCCAGGTTATAGTCGTTGATGTCGTGGGCGGGAGTAATCTTCAGGGCGCCTGTACCAAACTCCCTGTCAACGTATTCATCCACAATTACGGGTACCGGACGATTTACCAGAGGCACGATCACCTGCTTACCATGGAGATGCGTAAATCTCTCATCCTCGGGATGCACACAAACAGCAGTGTCTCCAAGTATGGTTTCCGGTCGAGTGGTGGCAATCACGATCCAGTTCTCCTTTTTATCAGGATCATCGCCTTCCTTACCTGCCACCCTGTATCTGACATAGTAAAGTTTTGAATTGACTTCCTTATAATTTACCTCTTCATCCGAAATAGCAGTCAAGGCCCTGGGATCCCAGTTGACCATCCTCACCCCACGATAAATCAGTCCTTTGTTATATAAATCAACAAAAACCTGAATGACCGACTCATACAGTTCTTCATCCATGGTAAAACGGGTTCTGTCCCAATCACATGATGCTCCCAGCTTTTTCAATTGCTCCAGGATAATGCCTCCGTGCTTTTCTCTCCACTCCCATGCATGTTCCAGGAACTCTTCCCGGGTAAGACTCGCTTTATTAATACCCTGTTCCTTTAAACGGGCTACCACTCGTGCTTCCGTGGCAATGGAGGCATGATCGGTCCCGGGCAACCATAAGGTATTTTTACCCTGCATCCTGGCCCGGCGGACCAATACATCCTGGATAGTGTTGTTCAGCATATGTCCCATGTGAAGGACTCCTGTTACATTCGGAGGAGGGATCACTATGCAATAAGGCTCACGCTCGTCAGGCTCCGACCTGAAAAAACCTTTCTCCATCCAGTATTGATACCATTTGTCTTCTACCAGCGCAGGGTTATATTTGCTTGGGATTTCCATATTTCTGATTTTCCTTGTCTTACAGGTCGCCAAAATTAATAAAAATAGGACAGAGGTTGCCCCCTGTCCTGTATCTTAATGAAAAAATAAACTCAGTGCTTAATCTTTGTCTTTACAGTCTTTGTATTCCATCTTCTTCCCATTCATGCATGGTAGTTTTATATTTTGCAATTGAACCAGCTTATCGAAACCACCAAGCTTTTCCAGGTTGATATTGCCTTTCATATAGATAAAATTAGCATCTTTCCCCTCCCGGGTGATTAATACTGCTTCCTTGATATTGTTATCCGAACCTCTGTTGACATATATACTAAAGGTTTCTTCCTCGTCAATAATAGTCACAACTTCAATATAAGGCGGCTGTGAAAGGATGGAGCTGAATTCTGCAAACGATTTTTCACTTTTTTTCCGGTTCTTTTCGATGCTGATCATCCTCACAACTTCGAGGTTATTGATTACATAATTCATCCCTTCATTCCCTTCCGATTCAATCTTAATATCGTTTGATTGTAATTGGGTGTAGGTTACATCATCCATTTCACCAAACGATTTGGTAAGCTTATCGAGGGAACTGTCCTGAGCAGCCAGATAGGCCGGTAACACAAATAAAGCAGTGATCAGGACAAAATAACATTTTAATGTTTTCATTGATTCAGGATATTACTTATCATCTTTATTTAATTCTTCCAGTTTCTCCATGCCTTTCATATTCATGGATTTCGACAGCTTGGATATTGTGTTAATATCAATACTGCCAACGATGCTGATAAAACCGGTCTCCTCATTAGAATCGATCAGCATAAGCATTTCACCAAAAGTCTTGTCTCCTTTTTCCTTTACCATGAATCTAACGGTTTCGGATCCTTCTTTTACCAGCATAAGTTCTTTGTATCCATCCAGATCGAAATCCTGGATCCTGGCCTTGAACTTATCAAAATCCTTCACATCGCTTTTATCGGCCATCAGTATCCTGATAAAATCCAGTTTGCTCATGGCATCGATCATTTCTTTAGCTTCAGGATCATCCGTTTCGACGTTCATTTGAGACATCATACTGAATAATTCCTTGGAGATATGGACAGTAGTATAACCCTCCTTACCGCTATATTCCTTAAACATAGCATCGGTAGGACTGGATTGAGCCCATGTAATTACAGGAGTTGCAAATAATGCAATAGTTAAAAAAATCAATATTCGTTTCATTGTTTTCATAGTTTATGGCCTCATGTTACTGGGCCGGGTTTTTAATTATTTTATCTAATTTGTTGTATTTATCTATTTTGTTTGCCTGGCTGAGCCCATCATTGAACAGGCTTAGCTTTTCCATTTCAGCAACACCCTGATCAAAGCTTGATAAGGGCTGGAGCTTTTCTGTTCCCTTGTTAAAATTCCCGGAAACATAAAGCAATATTTTTTTCGCTTCATTATAGGCTATGGTTGGGTCTGAGAGAGTATCTTCAATGGTGCTGGTAAAGGGATTGAAGCGGGTGAATATTGTTATCAGAATGAGTATGGTAGCTGCAGCAGCGATTGCGGAAAAAATGATGGTTTTTTTTCTGATACGGATGTAAGCTATATTCCCGTCTTCTATTTTGTTCAGAATAATCCTGTCAAAACTATCGTCCGGTAAAATGTCTCCGGCTTCCTGGTCAATAGCATCAAACTGAGGTTTTACAGAAAGAAGATGGGCAGGAATATTTTCGGAACGGAAGAAATCCCTGATCTCACGGTCTTCCTGAAGAGAAGTTTCTCCGTTATAGTACCTTTCCAGTAGCTTTTCAATTCTTTGAGAATTCATAGGTATGTATTTTTATCAGTTCATCCCTGACTTTTTTTCTGGCGCGAGACAGGAGCACCCGGATATTGTTAAGGCTAAGCTGCATGATCTCCGCTATCTCATCAAAGTCGAGTTCCTCAATATCCCTTAATTGAATCACTGTTTTTTGTTGTTCAGGCAATCCGTTAATGATA
The Bacteroidota bacterium genome window above contains:
- a CDS encoding DUF4252 domain-containing protein; its protein translation is MKTLKCYFVLITALFVLPAYLAAQDSSLDKLTKSFGEMDDVTYTQLQSNDIKIESEGNEGMNYVINNLEVVRMISIEKNRKKSEKSFAEFSSILSQPPYIEVVTIIDEEETFSIYVNRGSDNNIKEAVLITREGKDANFIYMKGNINLEKLGGFDKLVQLQNIKLPCMNGKKMEYKDCKDKD
- a CDS encoding DUF4159 domain-containing protein, coding for MRSLLIYVFGVMLLMPAANAQKGLQIALLKYAGGGDWYANPTSLPNLIKFCNENLGTNLQYDYATVEAGSREIFNYPFIHLTGHGNVIFTPQEAKNLREYMLAGGFLHIDDNYGLDQYIRPQMQKVFPEYEFVELPFDHPIYHQKYDFPKGLPKVHEHDNKAPQGFGIIHEGRLVCFYSFESDLGDGWEDAAVHGDSEETRMKALQMGANIIQYVFTQ
- a CDS encoding 16S rRNA (uracil(1498)-N(3))-methyltransferase, which encodes MQLFYTPGVSGDEYIFEPEEARHLLWVLRKKIGDQVHHTDGFGNLFHSVIIDDRDKNCMVRINKVEREYGKRNFHLCIAIAPTKNTARLEWFVEKATEIGIDRIIPFFGEHSERRNLNNDRLEKVIISAMKQSVKAYKPILEKAVDFENLVKQGYSGQKFFGWMGDGNSMSLGKGYKPGSDVCILIGPEGDFSHNEVQIAQEHGFVPINLGNSRLRTETAAIVACSWINLLNQTE
- a CDS encoding valine--tRNA ligase — translated: MEIPSKYNPALVEDKWYQYWMEKGFFRSEPDEREPYCIVIPPPNVTGVLHMGHMLNNTIQDVLVRRARMQGKNTLWLPGTDHASIATEARVVARLKEQGINKASLTREEFLEHAWEWREKHGGIILEQLKKLGASCDWDRTRFTMDEELYESVIQVFVDLYNKGLIYRGVRMVNWDPRALTAISDEEVNYKEVNSKLYYVRYRVAGKEGDDPDKKENWIVIATTRPETILGDTAVCVHPEDERFTHLHGKQVIVPLVNRPVPVIVDEYVDREFGTGALKITPAHDINDYNLGIKHKLKTIDIFNDNGTLSEQAELFIGEDRFKARDLVAEELMQKGYLVKVEDYINKVGYSERTDEVIEPKLSIQWFLRMEELAAPALKVVIDETVKFHPAKFKNTYRHWMENVRDWCISRQLWWGQRIPAYYLPDGDFVVAKTRAEALQLAREKYKQPELRDEDLRQDEDVLDTWFSSWLWPISVFDGIRHPDNPDIKYYYPTNDLVTAPEILFFWVARMIMAGLEYRKDIPFRNVYLTGIVRDKLGRKMSKSLGNSPDPIELIKKYGADGVRVGMLLTSPAGNDLPFDEVLCEQGRNFSNKIWNALRLVKSWKVDKSIDQPDYAKVSSGWFQAKLNSTLEILEDQYAKYRISDALMLVYKLIWDDFCSWYLEMIKPDYQAPIDQTTYDSTVDFFEQLMQVLHPFMPFITEEIWHTISERGEGDSIMICLAPKSHVADERILEKFDFARDIIVSVRSIRKEKNIPNRDRLELKIKANGDNHFSEVFHPVVERLCNLEPIEYVGEKVEGALSFLVKSTEFYIPVAHSLDIEGEISRLQGELDYAQGFLDSVMKKLGNEKFVKGAPEQVVAMEMKKKSDAEDKIRVIEEQIRALRGQ
- a CDS encoding PKD domain-containing protein yields the protein ENPNTMFVGYKNVWRCNNVKAPTGQISWDKISDNLAGSNSSNMAVLEQSPADLNILYAARYDSRLFRSDNVNDPMPSWNDITSYMPENMTPTDVEAHPFLPGVVYMTQNNRVYKSSDRGYNWEDISGTLPNVHLSSIAFYKNSQDGLYIGSDAGVFYRDSSMDDWIWFNNGLPVDASVNEIEIYYHPDSVSGDVIRAGTYGRGLWSSDMYYAEPEAAFIASDTLIPPGCAIDFTDLSSGVPHFWEWTFEGGFPGTSTDKDPAGVIYNTPGTYSVSLTAWNSAGTSSVTYTHYITVSETLMPVTAFTVNDSVPCFGNTLYFTDKTLHCPSSWRWMFIPDDVTFLEGTNEYSQNPVVELNQAGAYSVTLIAENANGSDTKSKPDYILHGGYSIPFAEDFESGLDAKSWTVINPDRGITWGIHEVAGTTPGNHATWMNLFDYYSLYPRDYLVSPPMNFTGFNNLSLTFEHAYAQRYSQVDSLIVAVSGDCGETWTRIYVGYPDGQGSFETSEPTTEFFLPQSEDDWCGQGYGALCNVLDLSQWAGHQNIKIRFETVGKYGNNLYIDNVEISNSVSVGENLITGDLFTVFPNPSDGSFTIRMNHPESSLQVELLNMESQRVFTKTISGLNGNYSETIDLSNLSSGIYILKASGNQTMQVEKIIIR
- a CDS encoding DUF4252 domain-containing protein — its product is MKRILIFLTIALFATPVITWAQSSPTDAMFKEYSGKEGYTTVHISKELFSMMSQMNVETDDPEAKEMIDAMSKLDFIRILMADKSDVKDFDKFKARIQDFDLDGYKELMLVKEGSETVRFMVKEKGDKTFGEMLMLIDSNEETGFISIVGSIDINTISKLSKSMNMKGMEKLEELNKDDK